Sequence from the Fulvivirga ligni genome:
TAAGGTAGACCTTGATAAAAGCATTACCAAGGAACATTTTATTCAAATTCAGTCTGGTCTGGAGCTAGAAGATGGATTAGCAGTGGTGGACAACCTGGCTATTCTGGATGGCGATAAAAGACAGCTGGGTATAGAGATTCACATTGGTAAGAATAGAATTGTAAGAAGAATTTTCGAGCACCTTGGCTACGAGGTAGAGAAGCTTGATAGAGTGATGTATGGATTTTTAGACAAGCTAAATTTACCAAGAGGTAAATGGAGAATGCTTACTGAAAAAGAAGTCATCAAACTTAAGCATCTTAATTAAGAAAGAGGTTACGGAGCCATTGACGGCAGGCTCACGGTAAAAGTTGAGCCTTTTCCATACTCTGAATCCACCTTAACGGTACCGTTAAGTTTGTGGGCAGCTTCTTTAACGATATATAATCCTAAGCCGGAGCCTACGGAATTTCCTGAGGCCCGGTAAAACATATCAAAAATCTTTCCTTGATTTTCCTTCTTAATTCCACTGCCATTATCCTGTACCACAATACTTACCCTACCACCTTCTTTAATTAAATCTACTTTTATAAAAGGTTTCTCCTTGTGCAAATCATGATACTTAATTGAATTGGAGATGAGGTTATGAAGGATGGTAGTGATCTTTATTTTATCACTAAATACCTGAATACCAGAATGATCGTATTGCAGCTCTATCTGAGATGCCCCTTCATTGAATTCCAGGGCGGTCTTCACCTCTTCAATAATCTGCACAAAGTTTAGTGGCTCTATCTTAAGATGGTGCTTCACACTTTTAGCATAGCTGAGAATATCATTGATCACCGCATCTAACTTGTCCACTCGGCCTTCTATTTTCTCAAAAAACTCAAGTGCAGTGTCATCCTTTATATGAACCTTTCCAAGGCCTATAAGACCCAAAATGGATGCTATTGGCGACCTTAAATCATGACTGGTACTGTAGAAGAAATTATCGAGATCTTCATTGGCTTTTTCAAGATCCCTTCTTTCATTTTCTAAAAGCCAAATGGCCATACCCATTCCTACAAGAGCTTCTAAGAAGAAATCAAGGAGCCCAAGATACTGTATGTAAGGGAAGCTGATATCTACATTGATCAATGGAAAAAATCCCAGAAGAAAATAATTAAATTGCTCGGCTCCATAGATGAGGAAAGCAATAATCAACAGCCTCTTACCCAGGCTTTTGTCATGGGAAAGATTAGTAATCATCCATAAACCGGTGATGAAGAAACCGGCCCCGGTAATGAGAGCTCTAAAGCTTACTCTAATAAAGAATCTAAGATCCTGTCCGTCAGCATTTTCTATAAAGAGAATACTTGATAAAAGCGCTAAAAATACCGCTATGAATAAAATGATTCTGAGGTGACCAGAATAGAACTTTCTGTTCCTTATCAGTTCCCAGGTACCTATTAGGAGAAGGGATACTTGTATGTAGGCAAAACCTATTGAAATAGTTGATAACGCTATTCGTATAGGATTTTGAACAGGGTAAACCCACGAGGCATACAGGTTTAGGCCAGAAGTGAGCATATAAAGAGCAAATGCCCACCAGCACCATGACCACAACTTCAGGTAGTGTCGCTTGTATATCCTAAAAGTATAAAAGAATAGTAGGCCTAGTATAATTGACCAAATTCCCTGAATGAGATACTGAGAAAATATTCTTACCGAGAGCTCTGACAATGACTTAAAATTAAGGTGCCAAGATAGTTACATCATTATTAGTTATCAAGGAAACTTATCAAGAAGGATTATAAATTATTAGCAAAAATAGTATGCTTGCATACTATTTTGTTATAGAAATATTAACTTTATGTATGCTAGATACTGTATTGAAATCGATTGAAAAAATGGAAAAGGAAATAAGAGGCCATAAAAAAAGCCTCACTAAAATAGCGAGGCTTTTGGGTGGTGCTGAGTGGGCTCGAACCACCGACTCACGGATTTTCAGTCCGATGCTCTACCAACTGAGCTACAGCACCTTGTTAAGAGGATGCAAAACTATATAAATTTATTTGTGGTGCAAACAAAAACTTTAAAAATTAGATATAAATTTTTTTTCTATGGAATACATACAACAGATACTGTTCTTAGTCACGCTCGGTATCGCCTCATTTATTCTTTTTAAGCGCATTTCGCGAATAAGATCCAATATCAAACTAGGTAAAGATATTGACCTTAGTGATAATGGATCGGAGAGAATGAAAAATATGTTTCTGATTGCCTTCGGTCAGAAAAAAATGTTCAAGAGACCTGTACCTGCTTTTTTGCATTTGCTCATTTATGTAGGCTTTCTTGTTATAAATCTGGAAGTTTTGGAGTTCGTCATTGACGGGCTTACCGGGCAGCATAGAATATTTGCTCCACTATTGGGCGGTTTTTATTCTGTCTTAATGAATGTGTTTGAGTTTTTGGCAGTGGCTGTGCTGTTCTCATGTGTGGTTTTCTTAATAAGGAGAAATGTTATTCGTTTGAAGAGGTTCCACTCTAAAGAGATGACCTCCTGGCCTACTTTAGATGCTAATCTTATTCTTGTTATAGAGATTGTACTGATGCTAGCTATATTAACCATGAACGCTACTGATCAGCTCTTACAAGCCCAAAATGAACATTATACTGCCACGGGATCGCTGTTTTTCAGTAGTTTCCTTATGCCTTTGTTCTCAGGGTTGAGTGAAGGCACCCTGGTTTTTATTGAAAGGTTTGCCTGGTGGTTCCACATTGTAGGTATTCTTGGTTTCGCCATTTATGTTACCTTCTCTAAGCATCTTCATATATTCCTGGCCTTCCCGAACACCTACTATGGAGATTTAAGGCCCAAGGGTGAGATGAGAAATATGGAGGCAGTTACCAATGAGGTAAATATGATGCTTGGTATTCAACAAGAACAACCTGCCGCACCTCCTGAAGAGATCGCAAGGTTTGGAGCTAAGGATGTAAATGACCTTACCTGGAAAAATATCATGAATGCTTATGCCTGTACGGAATGTGGGCGCTGTACGTCAGAGTGTCCAGCTAATCAGACCGGTAAGAAGCTTTCTCCTAGGAAAATTATGATGGATACCAGAGATAGAGCTGAGGAAGTAGGTAAAAGCCTGGCTACCGGTGGTAAAGGATTGGAGGATGGCAAATCTTTACTTGGAGATTACATCACCAAAGAGGAGATCAATGCCTGTACAAGTTGTAATGCTTGTGTTGAGGCCTGCCCTGTAAGCATCAACCCATTAGAAATAATACTTGAGATGAGAAGATATGTAGCCATGGAAGAGTCCGGCTCGCCAGCTTCATGGAATAGTATGTTTCAAAATGTGGAGACCAATTTTGCGCCGTGGAAATTTGCGCCTACAGATAGGTTTAAATGGGCGGATGATTTAAAGAAGGACTAAAATATTAAAGATATAGATATGAGTAAATATAAAGTACCAACCATGGCCGAGATGGCCGCTAGTGGAGAGTCACCTGAAATTTTGTTTTGGGTTGGCTGTGCCGGTTCTTTTGATGATAGATATAAGAATGTTACCCAAGCCTTTATTAAGATTTTGAATAAAGTGGGAATCTCATTCGCGGTGCTTGGACCTGAAGAAACCTGTACTGGTGATCCTGCAAGAAGAGCTGGAAATGAATTCTTATTTCAAATGCAGGCAGTGGCAAACATTCAGGTGATGAATGGATATAATGTGAAAAAAGTAGTGACTGCTTGTCCGCATTGTTTCAATACTATCAAAAATGAATACCCGGCTTTGGGAGGTGAATACGAAGTGATTCATCATAGCACTTTTCTGCAGCAGTTAATCAATGATGGAAAAGTGTCACTTAAAGGTGGAGGAACATTTAAGGGTAAGAAAATCACTTATCATGATTCTTGTTATCTCGGCCGATCTAACAATATCTATGAGGCTCCCAGGCAGGTGTTAGAAGCTCTTGATGCTGAGTTAATAGAAATGAAGCGTTGCCGAACCAAAGGATTCTGTTGTGGGGCTGGAGGAGCTCAAATGTTTAAAGATGCTGAGCCTGGTAAAAAAGAGGTGAACATAGAAAGAACAGAAGAGGCCCTAAGCACAGGTGCTGATACAATAGCCGTAGCCTGTCCATTCTGCATGACTATGATGAGCGATGGCGTAAAAAACAAAGAAAAAGAAGGTGAAGTGAAGGTGAAGGATCTAGCTGAGTTGATAGCTGAGTCTGAGGGATTAGACTGATAACAATACTGGTGGCCTCATTATCTGGAGGCCACTGTTACTTCTGAGTTTAATAACTTATTTACCCTGCTGATCATATCACTTTTATCAGTATAAGAGTATTTATTGCTATCTAGAATTTGTCTTCCTATAAGCTCACCAAATTCTATAATTCTTTCTGAGCTATAAAAAACATTAGCCTTCTCGAGCTGAATAAGAGCTAAATCAAATTTCTGATGATTGAAAGCATCTACGGCCTGATTAAAATATTGCAACCCTACCAAGCCATCCATTGAGATTATTTGGTTGATATTAAATTCAAATTCATACTGACCTTCCTGAAGTTTCTCCTGGTCACTCTCTATTTCGCCCATTCGGCTGGCAACTTGATTGTTGTTATCGATATAGCCGTTTAAAGGATCTGTACTTTCCATGAGTACGGTGCCATTTTCAGTTTCTATTTTTAAGTAGATGTGATAATTAGTTTCTACAATTTGAAAGGGCACATTAAGTTTTTCAAGTAAAACCGCATATAAAGAGGTTCCAGAAAGACAGTCATAATTACCGTTTTGAATGGTTTCACTCAATGAAGAATATTGAACATATCTCTTTAAGTACTTTCTGTGCACTTTATAAAATAGTTGAGAAAGATACCTGCCCTGGATTTGATTCGAGGTGATTTTAGTATTGTATTTTTCTAAAAATAAATCTATCTCCTGATTAAACTCGTTAGCCACGGCGTCTGTCATCGTTTCATCAGCCGCTATTAATAACTCAAAATATCCATGAAGGGAATTATTTTGATATTTCTTAATGAGAGATTGTTCAAGCGCAGATTGATAACTGAGGTCTGTTAAAAGTATCTGAGCGTGTGCCTGCCAACATGTGGCGATAACCATAAAAAATGTAAAAGCCTTCTTCATCTTATCCTCTGTTAAAGTTTACTTAAAAAACTTAACATTAAGTTAACATAAAATAAAATTCAAGGCAACTTTTGTTAACATTAAGTTAACATTGGAATTAGATTTTCGCTCAGAAATTTTTTGACACCTGTTACAATGTTTTAATTTTTCGGCCGTTCATTGATTAGAAACGAAGAATGGATGAAAAGATTAGCGTTAATTTGTCTTATAGTGACTGTTGGCTGTGCAGATGATCAGGAGATGATGATGCAAAGTCAATGGGATGTTTTATGGGAGGCCGGTACAGAGCAGGTCAGCGGAGAGTTAGTATTATATAAAGATAATCGAGCAAAGCTAAAGGTATTTGGAAACACAAATTCCCTATTAGTTTCTGATACCTCTCAGGTTAACTACGAATGGAGCCTTCAACAGAATGCTCTTACCCTAAAAAGAGTAGATAACGGCATATCATTAAAATATCAGATCTTAAAAAAGGCCCCTGATATGATGGAATTATCATTTGCAGATGATATCAAGGTTAATCTTCACCTCAAGAAAGGTCAGTCTAACATATAAAATTATTCTTTCTTACATTTGTTAAGGTTTAAACTTTAACAAGACATATGAAAAAAGTCCTAATTATTTTTGGCTGTATCATTTTGGTACTGTTGGCTGCTCTATTCATTATCCCAATTGCATTTAAAGACCAGATCAAGGCTGGTATAGATAAGGCTTTGGCTGAGTCTCTTGATGCGGATGTGGTTTGGGATGTAGAAGATTTCGATATTTCTCTTTTCAGAAACTTTCCTAATGCTACGGCTAATCTGAATAATTTTGGTGTGTTAAATCATGCACCATTTGAAGGACAAATACTTTTTGCCGTAGAACAGTTTGAGGTTGAAGTAGATCTTTTCAGTCTTTTTGGTGATCAGATTAAGATCAATGGTATAAAACTGAATCATCCGGAAATTAAGATTAAGGTGCTTGAAGATGGTACTGCTAATTACGATATCGCAATAGCAGATACTACCGCAGTAGATCCAGCTACGGATACTGCAGCAGTGGCTTACAATATTGGAATTGACCACTGGGAAATTACCCATGGGCATGTAGTATATGATGATAAAACCATGCCTATTTTTCTAGAAATAGTGGGCCTTAACCATAGCGGTAGCGGAGATTTTACTCAGGATATATTTGATTTATCAACTAAAACAGTGGCCGACTCAGTTACAGTGGAGTTTGATGGTATTGAGTATATCACTAAAAAAAGAGCTGAAATTGATGCTGTTCTGACTATTAGCGATGAATATGGTAAATATACATTCAAAGAAAACACAGCTAAAATCAATGACTTTGCCCTAAGTTTTGATGGATACCTTGCCCTATTAGAAGATGGAAGCATGGATATGGACTTAACTTATGGTACCCAGGAAAATAGCTTTAAAAGCCTTCTGTCGTTAGTGCCTGGAGTTTACACCGAAGGATTTAATGATATTGAAACTGAGGGTTCACTGGCTTTTGATGGTGCGGTGAAAGGTAAATATGACAGCTTACACATGCCTGCTTTTAACCTGAATATGAAAGTGAATGAGGCCATGTTTAAATACCCAGACCTACCCACGGCAGTAAAAAATATTAACATGGATTTGGCTGTAGCCAATGAAGACGGCGTGATAGATAATACCGTGGTTAACCTAAAAACTTTGCATTTAGAGTTTGGTAGCAATCCTTTTGATGCGAAGTTATTAGTGAAAAACCTTTATAACTATGACATGGATGCTAATGTAAAGGGAAAACTAAACCTTGAAGAGCTTAGCAGAATGTTTCCTTTAGAAGGTATGGCTTTGAAAGGAAGCTTTAATGTAGATATGTCTGCATCTGGTGTTTACGATAGTGTGAAGCAGGTTATTCCGGCCATTAATGGTGTTATGAGCATGCAAAATGGCTATGTAAAAACTGCCGAATTTCCTTATGCCCTTGAAAACTTAAGCTTTGATGCAAAAGTGGCTGATCCATCTGGAAAGATGAGCGACTTTAAAGCTGAGGTTAATAATTTCAATATGGTGATGGATGGTGAGCCATTTGCCGCAAGCCTTGTTTTCGAAAATCTTGATAACTATACCTGGGATTTAACCGCTAAAGGTGGTGTGGATCTTGAAAAAATCACAAAAGTATTCCCGCTAGAAGGTATGGAGCTTACCGGCAAGATAGATGCGGATATAGAAACTGCAGGTAAAATGTCTGAGCTTGAAGCTGAAAGATATCAAAACTTGCCTACCAGTGGTAAGGTAACGGTGAGTAAGTTCACTTATAAAGATAGTGAACTACCTTATGATGTAACTATTTCTGATGCTCAGGTATCTTTCGATCCTCAGAAAATGACTATCAATAACTATAAAGGAACAGTTGGAAAAAGTGACATGACTATCAATGGATCTGTTTCTAACTACATTGGATATATGTTTGGTGAAAACCAAATTATAAAAGGAAACATGAACTTCAGCTCGAATATGCTCGATTTAAATGAGTTTATGTCCGAAGAGGAAGATCCGGCTACTACAGTTACGGAAGAAGAGTCTTATGGTGTAATTCAAGTGCCTGAAGATATTGATTTTGTGTTGCATTCGAATATTAAAACGGTGAAGGTAATGGATATGGACATTACCAATGCTACCGGAGACATTATAGTGAAAGATGGTATAGCTAATCTTTCGGGCTTGAAGTTTAACCTTTTAGGGGGTGATTTTGGTGTGAATGGAGCTTATAATGCTAAAGACATAAAAAATCCTAAATATGATTTCTCTTTAGATATTGACCAGCTTTCCACCCAGAAGGCTTTCCAAACATTTAATGTAGTAAAAGCCTTTGCTCCTATTGCTAAAGATGTAGATGGAAAGGTTTCTACCGATTTTAAAATCAGCGGCCTTTTAGATGATGAAATGATGCCAAAGATGGAATCAGTAGATGGTAGTGGAGTGCTGAAAATTCTTCAGGCTTCTATGACTGACTCAAAAATTATAAAAGGAATTACCAGCCTCACTAAACTTAGTGATACAGATGAAGTGACAATCAAAGATTTGCTGCTTTCTATCACTATAGAAGATGGTCAATTGAAAGTGAAGCCTTTTGATGTAAAAATTGCTGGTTATACCACTACCGTGGCAGGTGCTACCGGATTTAACGGAGGCATAGATTACAGCCTTAAAATGGATGTTCCGGCTGGAAAATTAGGAAGTCAGTTTAATGGCCTTATCTCTAAATATGCTGGAGGCAGTACTTCTGAGAACAGCACGATACCAGTAACTATTGGATTAGGAGGTACTTATGATGATCCTAAACCAAAGTTATTAATGGATGAGCAGGAAGAACAGGTGAAAACTGCTGTGAAAGAGAAAGCCAAGGAAGAAGTGAAAGAAAAAGCATCTGAACTATTGGATGAGGTGAAAGATGAAAAGGCGAAAGAGGTGATTGGAAATATCCTGAATAGAGATAAAAAGGACACTACCAAAACGGAAGAAACTAAAGAGCCTGAAATAGATGTTGATAAGGCTAAAGATAAAATCAAAGACCTTTTCAAAAAGAAGAAAGATAACTAAAATTTGAAGGTGCTTCGCTAAACACGAAGCACCTTTTTTATTTCTCTTTTTGCCATTCTGGCGAATAGAAAGTACCTCTCCCTCCTACGGTTATTTTTACAATATCAGCACCCGTGTGATAGCACTTGCCTCCTTTCTTTCGATTGTGAATCAAGAAGTCTTTCGGAAAATCGTCATAATGAGCCTCATTATCTATAGCTACCTTGCACACTCGCTGTATCTTATCATAAATTTTCTTTTTCTCAGCCTCGGTCAGTTCTGCGGCGCGACTTTCCGGGTGTATTTGGCTTTGATATAAAATGTCATCAGCCATCCAGTTGCCTATGCCAGCCATAGTATCCTGATTCAATAGGATACTCTTGATCGGTGCCTTTCTATTTTCCAGTGATTCTAGGAATTCTGTTTCTGAAAGCTGAAGCGCATCTTTGCCTAGATTATGATCCTTTTGAAATTCTTCAATGGAATTAGCAAGGTCAATCCAGCCAAACTTTCTTTTACTGATGTATGACATTTTAAAACCATTGTTAAAATGAAAGAGCACTTTATTATACTTCGGAGTATCTTCCAGGTCTTTAAAATATTTCCAGGAGCCAGTCATCCCAAAGTGAACTACCATGAACTTCTCGCCCGTAGTTTCTACAAATAGATATTTGCCGATTCGTTTAGTAGACTTAAATTCCTGTCCTATTAAATGCTTGTTCAGGGTGGTTTCTGCTACTTTAATTAATTTCTTATCGGCTACTTCTATCTTGGTGATCTTGCTATGCAGCATGGTGCTATCTGCATATCTCTTGTACATTTCTACCTCAGGTAACTCAGGCATTGTTTTTTATTAAATAAACAGGTCACCATTCATATAGTTGAGGCTAGATGTTTAGAATCAAAAAAATGACAAAGATCAGTAGATTTATTGATCTAATTTTGAATTAAACACTTGGCAAACCGGGCTGTAGATCATATCTTCGCAATAGTTTGTAATTAATCTAAATAAAAGAAGGTGAATACAAGAAGTGTAGTAGATTTGACCCCGGGAGAAAGTGGTATAATAAATGGCTTTATGGATGATACGCTTTCTTTGAAGCTTTTAGAAATGGGATGCCTACCTGGCCAGCCGATCAAGTTTAATTTCGCTGCCCCTCTTGGTGACCCTATTTGCGTTAGTGTTGCCGGTTACAATCTTTCACTAAGATTAGACGAAGCAATCACTATTTCTATTCAGTAAATGTCTAAAAAGAGTATTCCCAAAATTGCTTTAGTAGGGAATCCTAATTCTGGCAAATCTTCATTATTCAATCACCTTACTGGATTAAATCAGAAAATAGGAAACTTCCCAGGCGTTACCGTTGATAAGAAAACGGGTATTTGCCATCTTGATGATACACATAAGGCTGAGATTATAGATCTTCCTGGTACCTACAGTATCTATCCTAATTCTACTGACGAAAAAATTGTTTTTGATATACTAGGAAACAGAGACAATCCTCTGCACCCTGATATTGTGGTGGTGATTGTTGATGCTTCTAACTTTAAAAGAAACTTACTATTATTTACTCAGCTGTATGATCTGCATATTCCTACCGTATTAGCTCTTAATATGATGGACATTGTGGAGAAAACGGGTCTGAGTATAGATGAAAAAAAGCTTTCTAAGGAGCTTGGTGTGCCGGTTATTCCTATGAAGGCCAGAAGAGGTAAGGGAATTGACCTGTTGAAGAAAACACTACTGGCTGATATAGATTATAATTTCAAGCCCATTTTTGATGCTCGCTCACATGCGCCAGAGGCTATTGAGGCAGTAAAAGAAACATTTTCAATACAAGATGACTATGTGGCATATCAAATGCTTCAGCAGCATAGAATAAACCAATCACTTACTAAAAGCGAGCAGAACTTAATAAGTGACATCATTGAAAAGCATGACTTTTCAAAAGATGAGCTTAGAAGAAAAGAAACTTTAGACCGTTATGCCGCTATCAATCAGTTTATTGATGGCTCGGTTAAAGAGAATTTCACTACCCTACCTATGCGCTGGACTCAGCGCTTAGACAGGATCTTTACTCATAAAGTATGGGGTTATGTGATTTTCTTTGCGATCCTGTTCCTAATATTTCAGTCTATTTTTACCTGGTCCAGTGTGCCTCAGGATTTTATAGATCTTACCTTCTCTGAGTTTGGAGCTTATCTGGCAGATACACTGCCACCAGGTGTTCTCACGAGATTGCTTACGGAAGGAATTATTCCAGGTATCGGTGGTATTGTAATATTCATACCGCAGATCGCCATCCTTTTTGCATTCATAGCTATTCTTGAAGAAACGGGCTACATGTCAAGGGTGGTTTTTCTTATGGATAAGATCATGAGAAAATTCGGTCTTAACGGAAAGAGCGTGGTTCCTTTGATTTCAGGGGTGGCCTGTGCCATACCGGCCATCATGGCCACCAGAACTATTGAAAACTGGAAAGAAAGGCTAATAACCATATTTGTAACTCCGTTGATGAGTTGCTCAGCCAGGCTTCCTATTTATACTATTCTTATTGCCCTTATTGTGCCAGATACCAGTTATGGCTTATTTTGGAATCTTCAGGGCTTAGTACTTATGGGCATGTATTTGCTGGGCTTTTTGGCAGCTTTGATATCAGCCTTGGTAATGAAGCTTATACTAAAAACTAAGGATAGAAGCTTTTTAGTGATGGAGCTTCCTACTTACAAGATGCCGAGGTGGAAGAACGTAGGAATGACCATGTATGAGAAGTCTAAGACGTTTGTGCTTGAGGCTGGAAAGATCATCTTGGCTATTTCCATAGTGCTTTGGGTGCTGGCCTCTTATGGTCCGGGTGATAATATTGAGAATGCAGAGCAGATTGTGAGACAGAAGTATGCCCAGGAAAATATTTCTGAAGTGG
This genomic interval carries:
- a CDS encoding FeoA family protein; the encoded protein is MNTRSVVDLTPGESGIINGFMDDTLSLKLLEMGCLPGQPIKFNFAAPLGDPICVSVAGYNLSLRLDEAITISIQ
- a CDS encoding AsmA family protein; amino-acid sequence: MKKVLIIFGCIILVLLAALFIIPIAFKDQIKAGIDKALAESLDADVVWDVEDFDISLFRNFPNATANLNNFGVLNHAPFEGQILFAVEQFEVEVDLFSLFGDQIKINGIKLNHPEIKIKVLEDGTANYDIAIADTTAVDPATDTAAVAYNIGIDHWEITHGHVVYDDKTMPIFLEIVGLNHSGSGDFTQDIFDLSTKTVADSVTVEFDGIEYITKKRAEIDAVLTISDEYGKYTFKENTAKINDFALSFDGYLALLEDGSMDMDLTYGTQENSFKSLLSLVPGVYTEGFNDIETEGSLAFDGAVKGKYDSLHMPAFNLNMKVNEAMFKYPDLPTAVKNINMDLAVANEDGVIDNTVVNLKTLHLEFGSNPFDAKLLVKNLYNYDMDANVKGKLNLEELSRMFPLEGMALKGSFNVDMSASGVYDSVKQVIPAINGVMSMQNGYVKTAEFPYALENLSFDAKVADPSGKMSDFKAEVNNFNMVMDGEPFAASLVFENLDNYTWDLTAKGGVDLEKITKVFPLEGMELTGKIDADIETAGKMSELEAERYQNLPTSGKVTVSKFTYKDSELPYDVTISDAQVSFDPQKMTINNYKGTVGKSDMTINGSVSNYIGYMFGENQIIKGNMNFSSNMLDLNEFMSEEEDPATTVTEEESYGVIQVPEDIDFVLHSNIKTVKVMDMDITNATGDIIVKDGIANLSGLKFNLLGGDFGVNGAYNAKDIKNPKYDFSLDIDQLSTQKAFQTFNVVKAFAPIAKDVDGKVSTDFKISGLLDDEMMPKMESVDGSGVLKILQASMTDSKIIKGITSLTKLSDTDEVTIKDLLLSITIEDGQLKVKPFDVKIAGYTTTVAGATGFNGGIDYSLKMDVPAGKLGSQFNGLISKYAGGSTSENSTIPVTIGLGGTYDDPKPKLLMDEQEEQVKTAVKEKAKEEVKEKASELLDEVKDEKAKEVIGNILNRDKKDTTKTEETKEPEIDVDKAKDKIKDLFKKKKDN
- a CDS encoding Fpg/Nei family DNA glycosylase, giving the protein MPELPEVEMYKRYADSTMLHSKITKIEVADKKLIKVAETTLNKHLIGQEFKSTKRIGKYLFVETTGEKFMVVHFGMTGSWKYFKDLEDTPKYNKVLFHFNNGFKMSYISKRKFGWIDLANSIEEFQKDHNLGKDALQLSETEFLESLENRKAPIKSILLNQDTMAGIGNWMADDILYQSQIHPESRAAELTEAEKKKIYDKIQRVCKVAIDNEAHYDDFPKDFLIHNRKKGGKCYHTGADIVKITVGGRGTFYSPEWQKEK
- a CDS encoding sensor histidine kinase, whose protein sequence is MSELSVRIFSQYLIQGIWSIILGLLFFYTFRIYKRHYLKLWSWCWWAFALYMLTSGLNLYASWVYPVQNPIRIALSTISIGFAYIQVSLLLIGTWELIRNRKFYSGHLRIILFIAVFLALLSSILFIENADGQDLRFFIRVSFRALITGAGFFITGLWMITNLSHDKSLGKRLLIIAFLIYGAEQFNYFLLGFFPLINVDISFPYIQYLGLLDFFLEALVGMGMAIWLLENERRDLEKANEDLDNFFYSTSHDLRSPIASILGLIGLGKVHIKDDTALEFFEKIEGRVDKLDAVINDILSYAKSVKHHLKIEPLNFVQIIEEVKTALEFNEGASQIELQYDHSGIQVFSDKIKITTILHNLISNSIKYHDLHKEKPFIKVDLIKEGGRVSIVVQDNGSGIKKENQGKIFDMFYRASGNSVGSGLGLYIVKEAAHKLNGTVKVDSEYGKGSTFTVSLPSMAP
- a CDS encoding (Fe-S)-binding protein, translated to MSKYKVPTMAEMAASGESPEILFWVGCAGSFDDRYKNVTQAFIKILNKVGISFAVLGPEETCTGDPARRAGNEFLFQMQAVANIQVMNGYNVKKVVTACPHCFNTIKNEYPALGGEYEVIHHSTFLQQLINDGKVSLKGGGTFKGKKITYHDSCYLGRSNNIYEAPRQVLEALDAELIEMKRCRTKGFCCGAGGAQMFKDAEPGKKEVNIERTEEALSTGADTIAVACPFCMTMMSDGVKNKEKEGEVKVKDLAELIAESEGLD
- a CDS encoding 4Fe-4S dicluster domain-containing protein, with translation MEYIQQILFLVTLGIASFILFKRISRIRSNIKLGKDIDLSDNGSERMKNMFLIAFGQKKMFKRPVPAFLHLLIYVGFLVINLEVLEFVIDGLTGQHRIFAPLLGGFYSVLMNVFEFLAVAVLFSCVVFLIRRNVIRLKRFHSKEMTSWPTLDANLILVIEIVLMLAILTMNATDQLLQAQNEHYTATGSLFFSSFLMPLFSGLSEGTLVFIERFAWWFHIVGILGFAIYVTFSKHLHIFLAFPNTYYGDLRPKGEMRNMEAVTNEVNMMLGIQQEQPAAPPEEIARFGAKDVNDLTWKNIMNAYACTECGRCTSECPANQTGKKLSPRKIMMDTRDRAEEVGKSLATGGKGLEDGKSLLGDYITKEEINACTSCNACVEACPVSINPLEIILEMRRYVAMEESGSPASWNSMFQNVETNFAPWKFAPTDRFKWADDLKKD
- the feoB gene encoding ferrous iron transport protein B; the encoded protein is MSKKSIPKIALVGNPNSGKSSLFNHLTGLNQKIGNFPGVTVDKKTGICHLDDTHKAEIIDLPGTYSIYPNSTDEKIVFDILGNRDNPLHPDIVVVIVDASNFKRNLLLFTQLYDLHIPTVLALNMMDIVEKTGLSIDEKKLSKELGVPVIPMKARRGKGIDLLKKTLLADIDYNFKPIFDARSHAPEAIEAVKETFSIQDDYVAYQMLQQHRINQSLTKSEQNLISDIIEKHDFSKDELRRKETLDRYAAINQFIDGSVKENFTTLPMRWTQRLDRIFTHKVWGYVIFFAILFLIFQSIFTWSSVPQDFIDLTFSEFGAYLADTLPPGVLTRLLTEGIIPGIGGIVIFIPQIAILFAFIAILEETGYMSRVVFLMDKIMRKFGLNGKSVVPLISGVACAIPAIMATRTIENWKERLITIFVTPLMSCSARLPIYTILIALIVPDTSYGLFWNLQGLVLMGMYLLGFLAALISALVMKLILKTKDRSFLVMELPTYKMPRWKNVGMTMYEKSKTFVLEAGKIILAISIVLWVLASYGPGDNIENAEQIVRQKYAQENISEVDLQNRIESYKLESSYAGLFGKAIEPAIEPLGYDWKIGIALITSFAAREVFVGTMATIYSIGDTEDEATIKNRMKNEVNLETGEPRYTLATGLSLLVFYAFAMQCMSTLAIVYRETKGWKWPMLQLIYMSLLAYCSALLVYQGLT